The following proteins are co-located in the Ensifer sp. WSM1721 genome:
- a CDS encoding OpgC family protein — protein MLQKTFGTGNDQVKVAHAVPTDRDTRLDVFRALCLLTIFVNHVPGQYLEYLTHKNIGFSDSAEAFVLISGLSVGVAYAGKFVNGARLALTLKIWRRALTLYVAHIMTSVVTLAIFAGGALYFGRQDLIGEINIRPIVDQAEQGIVAMVLLGHQLGYNNILSMYAVLFLMLPGILWLNAASPRLLFALSAALWLGAGCFMLVPYNFLDEGYWFLNPWSWQFLFVIGILCMSHVRRGGRLPRSSWLIGLSTAYLLISGAWVLFSWWSIDLSFGLPAVLTGFDKTFLSLTRLLHVLALAYLLAIVPAVSRLTRLETNHPLVMIGRHSLAVFIFGTILAMAGQVLLFVTGKNPIIGSLFVLGGIGLHFVYAYYLEWLKEVSVTKPLRVA, from the coding sequence ATGCTGCAAAAGACTTTTGGGACCGGCAACGATCAGGTCAAGGTCGCCCACGCGGTTCCAACGGATCGCGATACACGCCTTGACGTTTTCCGAGCACTCTGCCTGTTGACCATCTTCGTCAACCATGTGCCCGGCCAATATCTCGAATATCTGACGCACAAGAACATCGGGTTCTCCGATTCGGCCGAGGCCTTCGTGCTGATCTCCGGCCTGTCGGTCGGAGTGGCCTATGCGGGCAAGTTCGTGAATGGCGCGCGTCTCGCGCTCACGCTGAAGATATGGCGCCGCGCGCTCACGCTCTATGTCGCGCATATCATGACCAGCGTCGTGACGCTCGCGATCTTCGCCGGCGGTGCTCTCTATTTCGGCCGCCAGGATCTGATCGGCGAAATCAACATTCGCCCGATTGTCGACCAGGCGGAACAGGGCATCGTCGCCATGGTGCTTCTCGGCCATCAACTCGGCTACAACAACATTCTTTCAATGTATGCGGTGCTGTTCCTCATGCTGCCGGGCATCCTCTGGCTGAATGCAGCGAGCCCCCGCCTTCTGTTTGCGCTGTCGGCGGCGCTCTGGCTTGGCGCCGGCTGCTTCATGCTGGTCCCGTACAATTTCCTCGACGAGGGCTACTGGTTCCTCAATCCCTGGTCCTGGCAGTTCCTTTTCGTGATCGGCATCTTGTGCATGAGCCATGTGCGCCGGGGCGGCCGCCTGCCGCGAAGCTCTTGGCTCATCGGGCTTTCCACCGCCTATCTGCTGATCTCAGGCGCGTGGGTGCTGTTCTCCTGGTGGAGCATCGACCTTTCCTTCGGCTTGCCCGCGGTGCTCACCGGCTTCGACAAGACCTTTCTGTCGCTGACACGGCTGCTGCACGTGCTGGCGCTCGCCTATCTGCTGGCCATCGTTCCCGCCGTCAGCCGGCTGACCCGGCTCGAGACCAATCACCCGCTGGTGATGATCGGCCGGCATTCGCTGGCGGTCTTCATCTTCGGAACCATTCTCGCCATGGCCGGACAGGTACTGCTTTTCGTCACCGGCAAGAACCCGATCATCGGCTCGCTCTTCGTCCTCGGCGGCATCGGGCTGCACTTCGTCTACGCCTATTATCTCGAATGGCTGAAGGAGGTGTCGGTCACCAAGCCGCTCAGAGTTGCGTGA
- a CDS encoding amino acid ABC transporter permease, giving the protein MPHWLQLMADSLPTLLWAGLIFTIPLTLLSFILGLALGLVTAIARLFAPAPLVAVARFYVWVIRGTPLLVQLFVIFYGLPSLGILLDAFPAALIGFTLNIGAYTSEIIRATISSVPRGQWEAAYSIGMSWNQVMRRTILPQATRVAIPPLSNTFISLVKDTSLAAAITVPELFQTAQRIVATTYEPLILYIEAALIYLAMSSVLSALQVRLEQRFARYGGFLEARA; this is encoded by the coding sequence TTGCCCCACTGGCTTCAATTGATGGCAGATTCGTTGCCGACCCTGCTTTGGGCGGGGCTGATCTTCACGATCCCGCTGACGCTTCTCTCCTTCATCCTCGGCTTGGCTCTCGGGCTCGTCACCGCCATTGCCCGGCTTTTTGCGCCGGCGCCGCTCGTCGCCGTGGCGCGCTTCTATGTCTGGGTGATTCGCGGCACGCCGCTGCTTGTCCAGCTTTTCGTCATCTTCTACGGACTGCCGAGCCTCGGCATATTGCTCGACGCCTTCCCAGCCGCGCTGATCGGCTTCACGCTCAACATCGGCGCCTATACATCCGAGATCATCCGCGCAACGATCTCCTCTGTCCCGCGCGGGCAGTGGGAGGCAGCCTATTCGATCGGCATGAGCTGGAATCAGGTCATGCGCCGGACAATCCTGCCGCAGGCGACGCGGGTCGCAATCCCGCCCCTCTCGAACACTTTTATTTCGCTCGTCAAGGACACCTCGCTCGCCGCTGCGATCACCGTGCCGGAACTCTTCCAGACGGCGCAGCGCATCGTCGCGACGACCTATGAACCGCTGATCCTTTATATCGAGGCGGCGCTGATCTATCTTGCCATGAGCTCCGTACTGTCGGCCCTGCAGGTGAGGCTGGAGCAACGCTTCGCCCGCTATGGCGGCTTCCTGGAGGCGCGCGCATGA
- the pyc gene encoding pyruvate carboxylase — protein MSISKILVANRSEIAIRVFRAANELGLKTVAIWAEEDKLALHRFKADESYQVGRGPHLARDLGPIESYLSIDEVIRVAKLSGADAIHPGYGLLSESPEFAEACAQNGITFIGPKPETMRQLGNKVAARNLAISIGVPVVPATDPLPDDPVEIARLAEEIGYPVMLKASWGGGGRGMRAIRDPKDLIREVTEAKREAKAAFGKDEVYLEKLVERARHVESQILGDTHGNVVHLFERDCSIQRRNQKVVERAPAPYLTDAQRQELADYSLKIAKATNYIGAGTVEYLMDSDTGKFYFIEVNPRIQVEHTVTEQVTGIDIVKAQIHILDGFAIGTPESGVPRQEDIRLNGHALQCRITTEDPEQNFIPDYGRITAYRGATGFGIRLDGGTAYSGAVITRYYDPLLEKVTAWAPNPQEAIQRMIRALREFRIRGVATNLTFLEAIIRHPKFQDNSYTTRFIDTTPELFQQVKRQDRATKLLTYLADVTVNGHPEVKGRPKPSNDIAPPVVPFIGGEVKPGTKQLLDQLGPKKFAEWVKAQPEVLLTDTTMRDGHQSLLATRMRTYDVAQIAGTYARALPNLFSLECWGGATFDVSMRFLTEDPWERLAMVREGAPNLLLQMLLRGANGVGYKNYPDNVVKYFVRQAAKGGIDVFRVFDCLNWVENMRVSMDAVAQENKICEAAICYTGDILSSARPKYDLKYYTALAAELEKAGAHIIAVKDMAGLLKPAAARVLFKALKESTDLPIHFHTHDTSGIAAATVLAAVESGVDVVDAAMDALSGNTSQPCLGSIVEALRGSERDPGLDPEWIRRISFYWEAVRHQYAAFESDLKGPASEVYLHEMPGGQFTNLKEQARSLGLETRWHEVAQAYADANRMFGDIVKVTPSSKVVGDMALMMVSQDLTVADVENPTKDIAFPESVVSMLKGDLGQPPGGWPEALQKKALKGETAYTVRPGSLLEDADLDHERKTIEAKLSRKVDDFEFASYLMYPKVFTDYAVACETYGPVSVLPTPAYFYGMAPGEELFAEIEKGKTLVILNQAQGEIDEKGMVKMFFELNGQPRSIKVPDRNRGAATAIRRKAEPGNAAHLGAPMPGVISTVAAVTGQPVKAGDVLLSIEAMKMETALHAEKDGVIAEVLVRAGDQIDAKDLLIVFGG, from the coding sequence TTGTCCATCTCAAAGATCCTTGTTGCCAACCGTTCCGAAATCGCCATCCGCGTCTTCCGCGCGGCCAATGAGCTGGGGCTTAAGACGGTCGCGATATGGGCTGAGGAGGACAAGCTGGCGCTCCACCGCTTCAAGGCGGACGAGAGTTACCAGGTCGGGCGCGGTCCGCATCTTGCCCGCGACCTCGGACCGATTGAAAGCTATCTGTCGATCGACGAGGTGATCCGCGTCGCCAAGCTCTCGGGCGCCGACGCCATCCATCCGGGCTACGGTCTTCTGTCGGAAAGCCCAGAATTCGCCGAGGCCTGTGCTCAGAACGGCATCACCTTCATCGGCCCGAAGCCGGAGACGATGCGCCAGCTCGGCAACAAGGTGGCGGCCCGTAACCTGGCGATCTCGATCGGCGTGCCGGTCGTGCCGGCGACCGATCCGCTGCCGGACGATCCGGTGGAGATCGCACGCCTCGCCGAGGAGATCGGCTATCCGGTAATGCTGAAGGCTTCCTGGGGCGGCGGCGGCCGCGGCATGCGGGCGATCCGCGACCCCAAGGACCTGATCCGCGAAGTGACGGAGGCGAAGCGCGAGGCGAAGGCCGCCTTCGGCAAGGACGAGGTCTATCTCGAAAAGCTGGTCGAGCGCGCTCGCCACGTCGAAAGCCAGATCCTTGGCGACACCCACGGCAATGTCGTCCACCTCTTCGAGCGCGACTGCTCGATCCAGCGGCGCAACCAGAAGGTCGTCGAACGGGCGCCGGCCCCTTACCTGACCGACGCGCAGCGCCAGGAACTCGCCGATTACTCGCTGAAGATCGCCAAGGCGACCAACTATATCGGCGCCGGCACCGTCGAGTATCTGATGGATTCCGACACCGGCAAGTTCTACTTCATCGAGGTCAATCCGCGCATCCAGGTCGAGCATACGGTGACCGAACAGGTGACCGGCATCGACATTGTCAAGGCGCAGATCCACATCCTCGACGGCTTTGCCATCGGCACGCCGGAATCGGGAGTGCCGCGCCAGGAAGACATCCGCCTCAACGGTCACGCGCTGCAGTGCCGCATCACCACGGAAGACCCGGAGCAGAACTTCATCCCCGATTACGGCCGCATCACCGCCTATCGCGGCGCTACCGGCTTCGGCATCCGGCTCGACGGTGGCACCGCCTATTCCGGCGCGGTGATCACCCGCTATTACGATCCGCTCTTGGAAAAAGTCACCGCCTGGGCGCCGAATCCGCAGGAAGCGATCCAGCGCATGATTCGGGCGCTCAGGGAATTCCGCATCCGCGGGGTGGCGACCAACCTCACCTTCCTCGAAGCGATCATCCGCCACCCGAAATTCCAGGACAACAGCTACACGACTCGCTTCATCGACACGACGCCGGAGTTGTTCCAGCAGGTGAAGCGCCAGGACCGCGCCACCAAGCTTTTGACCTACCTTGCTGACGTCACTGTCAACGGCCATCCGGAAGTCAAGGGCCGGCCGAAGCCGTCGAACGACATCGCGCCTCCCGTCGTGCCGTTCATCGGCGGCGAGGTGAAGCCCGGCACCAAGCAGCTTCTCGATCAGCTCGGGCCGAAGAAGTTCGCCGAATGGGTGAAGGCGCAGCCTGAGGTGCTGCTGACCGACACGACGATGCGCGACGGCCATCAATCGCTGCTCGCCACCCGCATGCGCACCTACGACGTCGCCCAGATTGCGGGCACCTATGCGCGGGCGCTGCCGAACCTCTTCTCGCTCGAATGCTGGGGCGGGGCGACCTTCGACGTCTCGATGCGCTTCCTGACCGAGGATCCGTGGGAGCGGCTGGCGATGGTGCGCGAAGGCGCGCCGAACCTGTTGCTGCAGATGCTGCTCCGCGGGGCCAACGGCGTCGGCTACAAGAACTATCCGGACAACGTCGTCAAATACTTCGTCCGCCAGGCGGCCAAAGGCGGCATCGACGTCTTCCGCGTCTTCGACTGCCTAAACTGGGTCGAGAACATGCGCGTCTCGATGGACGCGGTGGCGCAAGAGAACAAGATCTGCGAAGCGGCGATCTGCTACACCGGCGATATCCTCAGTTCCGCGCGGCCGAAATATGATCTCAAATACTATACGGCGCTCGCTGCGGAGCTGGAAAAGGCCGGCGCCCATATCATCGCCGTGAAGGACATGGCAGGGCTCCTGAAGCCGGCGGCAGCACGGGTGCTCTTCAAGGCCCTCAAAGAATCGACCGATCTGCCGATCCATTTCCACACGCACGACACATCCGGCATTGCCGCAGCGACGGTGCTCGCCGCTGTCGAATCCGGCGTCGATGTCGTCGATGCGGCGATGGATGCGCTCTCCGGCAACACTTCGCAGCCCTGTCTCGGCTCGATCGTCGAGGCCCTGCGTGGTTCGGAGCGCGATCCCGGCCTCGATCCGGAATGGATCCGCCGCATCTCCTTCTATTGGGAGGCGGTGCGCCACCAATATGCGGCCTTCGAGAGCGACCTCAAGGGGCCGGCGTCCGAAGTCTACCTGCACGAGATGCCCGGCGGCCAGTTCACCAATCTGAAGGAGCAGGCCCGCTCGCTCGGGCTCGAGACCCGCTGGCACGAGGTGGCGCAGGCCTATGCCGATGCCAACCGGATGTTCGGCGACATCGTCAAGGTGACGCCCTCCTCCAAAGTCGTCGGCGACATGGCGCTGATGATGGTCTCACAGGACCTGACGGTCGCCGATGTCGAGAACCCGACAAAGGACATCGCCTTCCCGGAATCGGTCGTCTCCATGCTCAAGGGCGATCTCGGTCAGCCGCCGGGCGGTTGGCCCGAAGCACTGCAGAAGAAAGCGCTGAAAGGCGAGACGGCCTATACCGTCCGTCCCGGCTCGCTTCTGGAAGATGCGGATCTCGATCACGAGCGCAAGACAATCGAGGCGAAGCTTAGCCGCAAGGTCGACGATTTCGAATTTGCCTCCTACCTCATGTATCCCAAGGTCTTCACCGATTATGCGGTGGCCTGCGAAACCTACGGGCCGGTCAGCGTGCTGCCGACGCCCGCCTATTTCTACGGCATGGCGCCGGGTGAGGAGCTCTTCGCTGAAATAGAGAAGGGCAAGACTCTGGTCATCCTCAACCAGGCACAGGGCGAGATCGACGAGAAGGGCATGGTCAAGATGTTCTTCGAACTGAACGGCCAGCCGCGCTCGATCAAGGTGCCGGACCGCAACCGCGGCGCCGCGACCGCCATCCGCCGCAAGGCGGAACCCGGTAATGCGGCCCACCTCGGCGCACCGATGCCGGGCGTCATCTCCACCGTCGCGGCCGTCACCGGTCAGCCGGTCAAGGCCGGCGACGTGCTCTTGTCGATCGAGGCGATGAAGATGGAGACCGCACTGCACGCGGAGAAGGACGGGGTGATCGCCGAAGTGCTGGTGAGAGCCGGCGACCAGATCGACGCCAAGGATCTGCTTATCGTGTTTGGCGGGTGA
- a CDS encoding amino acid ABC transporter substrate-binding protein: protein MKLLPTLFAAALLQLAAFVPAQAGSNLDEIKSAGVLKIGTEGTYAPFTYHDASGALVGFDVEIGQEVAKRLGVKAEFLEGKWDGLIAGLDANRYDTVINQVGITEERKKKYDFSEPYIASKAVLIVRGDNEEIKDFADLKGKKAAQSLTSNFGKLAQASGAELVGTDGFDQSIQLVLTGRADATINDSLSFLDFKKQKPDANVKIAAEQADADYSGIIIRKNEPELLDAINKALAEIKADGTYEKISQKYFGADVSK, encoded by the coding sequence ATGAAACTTCTTCCGACGCTTTTCGCTGCCGCCCTTCTGCAACTCGCCGCTTTCGTGCCGGCGCAAGCGGGATCGAACCTTGACGAGATCAAATCCGCCGGCGTGCTGAAGATCGGCACCGAGGGGACTTACGCCCCCTTCACCTATCATGATGCCTCGGGCGCTCTCGTCGGCTTCGACGTCGAGATCGGCCAGGAAGTCGCCAAGCGGCTCGGCGTCAAGGCCGAGTTCCTCGAAGGCAAGTGGGACGGTCTGATCGCCGGCCTCGACGCCAATCGCTACGACACCGTCATAAACCAGGTCGGCATCACCGAGGAACGCAAGAAGAAATACGATTTCTCGGAGCCCTACATCGCTTCGAAGGCGGTGCTGATCGTCCGTGGCGACAATGAGGAAATCAAGGACTTCGCCGACCTGAAGGGCAAGAAGGCCGCCCAGTCGCTGACCAGCAACTTCGGCAAGCTCGCTCAGGCCTCGGGCGCCGAACTCGTCGGGACCGACGGCTTCGACCAGTCGATCCAGCTCGTGCTGACCGGCCGCGCCGACGCGACGATCAACGACAGTCTCTCCTTCCTCGACTTCAAAAAGCAGAAGCCGGACGCCAACGTGAAGATCGCCGCCGAGCAGGCCGACGCCGACTATTCCGGTATCATCATCCGCAAGAACGAGCCGGAGCTGCTCGACGCCATCAACAAGGCTTTGGCCGAGATCAAGGCCGACGGCACCTACGAGAAGATTTCGCAGAAATACTTCGGCGCCGACGTCTCGAAATAA
- a CDS encoding amino acid ABC transporter ATP-binding protein, which translates to MIELSHIVKRFGTNTVLNDISVTLAEGTVTALVGPSGGGKSTLLRCVNLLEIPTSGTIRLGDERLEFAAGQKVGWQAIQKLRRQTGMVFQNFQLFPHQTAIGNVMEGLVTVLKWPAARARARALELLEKVGMAHKADAWPSTLSGGQQQRVAIARALAPSPRVLLCDEPTSALDPELAEEVVEVLSRLAREGTTMIMATHDLRLASRVADHVVFLDAGVVVESGPPRKIFSVPERERTKRFIASLSAPMSYDI; encoded by the coding sequence ATGATCGAGCTCTCGCATATCGTCAAGCGCTTCGGCACCAACACGGTCCTCAACGACATCAGCGTCACGCTGGCGGAAGGCACCGTGACCGCACTCGTCGGGCCTTCCGGCGGCGGCAAGAGCACGCTTCTACGCTGTGTCAACCTCCTGGAGATCCCGACCAGCGGAACAATCCGGCTCGGCGATGAGCGGCTGGAATTCGCCGCCGGCCAAAAGGTCGGCTGGCAGGCGATCCAGAAGCTCCGCCGCCAAACAGGCATGGTGTTCCAGAATTTTCAGCTTTTCCCTCACCAGACCGCGATCGGTAACGTGATGGAAGGCCTTGTGACCGTTCTCAAATGGCCAGCCGCCCGCGCCCGCGCCCGCGCGCTCGAACTCCTGGAGAAGGTCGGCATGGCACACAAGGCTGACGCGTGGCCATCAACCCTTTCCGGTGGCCAGCAGCAGCGCGTGGCGATCGCCCGAGCGCTCGCTCCTTCGCCGCGCGTGCTCCTCTGCGACGAGCCGACCTCGGCGCTCGACCCGGAGCTCGCCGAAGAGGTGGTGGAGGTGCTCAGCCGTCTCGCCCGCGAAGGCACGACGATGATCATGGCCACCCACGACCTGCGGCTGGCCTCCCGCGTCGCCGACCACGTCGTCTTCCTCGACGCCGGCGTCGTCGTCGAAAGCGGCCCCCCGCGCAAGATTTTTTCCGTGCCCGAGCGCGAACGCACGAAGCGGTTCATCGCCTCGCTCAGCGCGCCGATGAGTTATGATATTTGA
- a CDS encoding autoinducer binding domain-containing protein — protein MNITLLVQFLALLEEMKTREEILPEFERLLDRCGFDFYGVVRQPKPHENPLRLLLAGRWPEGWPQIYIRKKYVVIDPTIRYLGHAQRGFRWRDTLAAFRSDPHRKRMESMMIEARNHGLFDGYIFPVHGRRGLMGNLTVGGRVVDLSPVELSLFDAIAKRLFWKLLELTDPEIMAGLVSRVEVQMTRREMEALNYLADGMTSNDIGKVLDISSHTVDWYMNGIQEKLKAKNRHHVVAIAFRLGLIS, from the coding sequence ATGAATATTACGTTGCTCGTACAGTTTCTGGCGCTTCTCGAGGAGATGAAGACGCGCGAGGAGATACTGCCCGAGTTCGAGCGCCTGCTCGACCGCTGCGGCTTCGACTTCTATGGCGTCGTGCGTCAGCCGAAACCGCACGAGAACCCGCTGCGTCTGCTTCTCGCCGGTCGCTGGCCGGAAGGCTGGCCGCAAATCTATATCCGTAAGAAATACGTCGTCATCGATCCGACGATCCGCTATCTCGGCCACGCCCAGCGTGGTTTCCGCTGGCGCGACACGCTGGCCGCTTTCCGCTCGGACCCGCACCGCAAGCGCATGGAAAGCATGATGATCGAGGCGCGCAACCACGGTCTCTTCGACGGCTATATCTTTCCGGTGCACGGCCGGCGCGGGCTCATGGGCAACCTGACGGTCGGCGGCCGGGTGGTTGATCTCAGCCCGGTGGAACTGAGCCTCTTCGATGCGATCGCCAAGCGTTTGTTCTGGAAGCTGCTCGAGCTCACCGATCCGGAGATTATGGCCGGCCTCGTCTCGCGCGTCGAAGTGCAGATGACGCGGCGCGAAATGGAGGCGCTGAATTATCTCGCCGACGGGATGACCTCGAACGACATCGGCAAAGTCCTCGACATTTCGAGCCACACTGTCGACTGGTACATGAACGGCATCCAGGAAAAGCTGAAAGCCAAGAACCGTCACCACGTCGTGGCGATCGCGTTCCGGTTGGGGCTGATTTCCTAA
- a CDS encoding carbon-nitrogen hydrolase family protein, with product MKVATAQTPVSREIPVNATAIREMIRSAAQQGARLIVFCEGALSGYGKAQIGSPERWRDFDWDRQEAELRSIAEACGRFRMFAVVGAAHRLSGSHPPHNSLYVFADDGSLLTRYDKRYLSNSELGGWYSPGLQPITVDIDGYRFGCALCIESQFPEIFAEYERLGADAVLFSSYGIPPHFQIALQAHAGLNCLWIIAATPGQAAHEGTGGVIGPDGRWIGRCSESCGASLAVATLDRGDPVYEIPLQKARPWRARARQGDIYREKMIDDPRSLDRGGY from the coding sequence TTGAAAGTAGCGACGGCACAGACACCCGTTTCGCGGGAGATACCGGTAAACGCCACGGCGATACGCGAGATGATCAGGAGCGCGGCACAGCAGGGCGCGCGCTTGATCGTCTTCTGCGAAGGCGCGCTGTCGGGCTATGGCAAGGCACAAATAGGAAGCCCTGAGCGCTGGCGGGACTTCGATTGGGATCGGCAGGAAGCCGAGCTCCGGTCCATAGCCGAGGCTTGTGGGCGATTTCGTATGTTCGCCGTCGTCGGCGCTGCGCATAGACTCTCCGGGTCTCATCCGCCACACAACAGCCTCTACGTCTTTGCGGACGATGGAAGCTTGCTGACAAGATACGACAAGAGATATCTCTCGAACAGCGAGCTCGGCGGCTGGTATTCGCCAGGACTGCAGCCGATCACGGTCGATATCGATGGTTATCGCTTCGGGTGCGCGCTGTGCATCGAGAGCCAATTTCCGGAGATATTCGCCGAGTACGAGCGTCTCGGTGCCGATGCGGTTCTGTTTTCCTCGTATGGCATTCCCCCACACTTCCAAATCGCGCTGCAGGCGCATGCCGGGCTGAACTGCCTTTGGATAATCGCAGCGACGCCGGGACAGGCTGCCCACGAGGGTACCGGCGGGGTGATCGGCCCCGATGGGCGGTGGATCGGCCGATGCTCGGAGTCATGCGGGGCCAGCCTGGCGGTCGCGACGCTCGACCGAGGTGATCCGGTTTACGAAATCCCGCTTCAAAAGGCCCGTCCCTGGCGTGCCAGGGCACGGCAGGGAGACATTTACCGGGAAAAGATGATCGACGATCCGAGGAGCCTCGACAGAGGCGGCTATTGA
- a CDS encoding glucan ABC transporter ATP-binding protein/ permease: MSLFQVYARALQYLAVHKLRVGAIVVANIVLAVITIAEPILFGRIIDAISSQKDVAPMLLMWAGFGVFNTVAFVLVSREADRLAHGRRATLLTEAFGRIVSMPLSWHSQRGTSHALHTLLRACETLFGLWLEFMRQHLATAVALALLVPTAFAMDVRLSLVLVVLGAAYVLISKAVMNRTKDGQASVENHYHTVFSHVSDAISNVSVVHSYNRIEAETRELKKFTERLLSAQFPVLDWWALASALNRMASTISMMAILVIGTILVQRGELGVGEVIAFIGFANLLIGRLDQMKAFATQIFEARAKLEDFYQLEDSVREREEPAGAKELTGVVGEVEFRDVSFDFANSAQGVRNVSFKAKAGQTIAIVGPTGAGKTTLVNLLQRVHEPKHGQILIDGVDISTVTRKSLRRSIATVFQDAGLMNRSIGDNIRLGRENASLDEVMAAAEAAAASDFIEGRLNGYDTMVGERGNRLSGGERQRVAIARAILKNAPILVLDEATSALDVETEARVKEAIDALRKDRTTFIIAHRLSTVREADLVIFMDHGRIVEMGGFNELSHSNGRFAALLRASGILTDEDVRKSHTAA, from the coding sequence GTGTCTTTATTCCAAGTGTATGCAAGAGCGCTTCAGTATCTTGCTGTTCACAAACTCCGCGTCGGTGCGATCGTCGTCGCCAATATCGTCTTGGCCGTCATCACGATCGCCGAGCCGATTCTGTTCGGTCGCATCATCGATGCAATCTCATCACAAAAGGACGTCGCGCCGATGCTGCTCATGTGGGCGGGCTTCGGCGTCTTCAACACGGTCGCATTCGTTCTCGTCTCCCGCGAGGCCGATCGCTTGGCGCATGGCCGCCGGGCGACGCTCCTGACCGAGGCCTTCGGCCGGATCGTCTCGATGCCGCTTTCCTGGCATAGTCAGCGCGGCACGTCGCACGCGCTGCACACGCTGCTGCGTGCCTGCGAGACCCTCTTCGGCCTCTGGCTCGAATTCATGCGGCAGCACCTCGCGACCGCGGTGGCCCTCGCCCTCCTGGTGCCGACCGCCTTCGCGATGGACGTCCGCCTGTCGCTCGTGCTCGTCGTGCTCGGCGCGGCCTATGTGCTGATCAGCAAGGCCGTGATGAACCGCACGAAGGACGGCCAGGCCTCCGTCGAGAACCACTACCATACGGTCTTCTCCCACGTCTCGGACGCGATCAGCAACGTTTCCGTGGTGCACAGCTACAACCGCATCGAGGCGGAAACCCGGGAACTCAAGAAGTTCACCGAGCGGCTGCTCTCGGCGCAATTTCCGGTGCTCGACTGGTGGGCGCTGGCGAGCGCGCTCAACCGCATGGCCTCGACCATCTCGATGATGGCGATCCTCGTCATCGGCACCATCCTGGTGCAGCGCGGCGAGCTCGGCGTCGGCGAGGTGATCGCATTCATCGGCTTCGCGAACCTGCTGATCGGTCGTCTCGACCAGATGAAGGCCTTCGCGACGCAGATCTTCGAAGCGCGCGCCAAGCTCGAGGATTTCTACCAGCTCGAGGATTCGGTACGCGAACGCGAGGAGCCGGCCGGCGCCAAGGAACTGACCGGCGTAGTCGGCGAAGTGGAATTCCGCGACGTCTCCTTCGACTTCGCCAACTCCGCTCAGGGCGTGCGCAACGTCTCCTTCAAGGCCAAGGCCGGCCAGACGATTGCCATCGTCGGTCCGACCGGCGCCGGCAAGACGACGCTCGTCAACCTCCTGCAGCGGGTACACGAGCCGAAGCACGGCCAGATCCTGATCGACGGCGTCGACATCTCGACCGTCACCCGCAAGTCGTTGCGCCGCTCGATCGCGACCGTCTTCCAGGATGCCGGCCTGATGAACCGCTCGATCGGCGACAACATCCGGCTTGGACGCGAGAACGCCTCGCTCGACGAGGTGATGGCGGCCGCGGAAGCCGCAGCCGCGAGCGACTTCATCGAAGGCCGCCTCAACGGCTACGACACGATGGTCGGCGAGCGCGGCAACCGGCTCTCGGGCGGCGAACGCCAGCGCGTCGCCATCGCCCGCGCCATCCTCAAGAATGCGCCGATCCTCGTCCTCGACGAGGCGACCAGTGCGCTCGACGTCGAGACGGAGGCGCGTGTCAAGGAAGCGATCGATGCGCTGCGCAAGGACCGCACGACCTTCATCATCGCCCACCGCCTTTCGACGGTGCGCGAGGCCGATCTGGTGATCTTCATGGATCACGGCCGGATCGTCGAAATGGGCGGCTTCAACGAGCTCAGCCACAGCAACGGCCGCTTCGCCGCGCTGCTGAGGGCAAGCGGGATCCTCACGGATGAGGATGTCCGCAAGAGCCACACGGCGGCTTGA